One genomic segment of candidate division KSB1 bacterium includes these proteins:
- a CDS encoding CHAT domain-containing protein, whose translation MVVFLFLAIFCTSLFSQTPPLAPFPPAGSQPEGREVLLEPHPMTSHPEADIMPALSPDGRWLVYVSRSNKNYDLWAKPAAGGQSVPLTTHTSDDYSPAWSPDGKFIVFLSRRDDAEGDLFLLRVTEQQDRLAPGKLTRLTNNFEREASPVFSPDGRMIAFSRGASGREKLWLYHLKTKVSHPLREVAGSEAAWSPDGRYLAVVAPVAGHSGRQVFIVAADGGATEPPRQVTFVGDNRFPSWSPRGDMLVVQRTETTAPQAGTHLRLVQVRDDSGRPLMVPRELQITPGGEGALFPHWGSDHAIYYAADHYGNLDLWRIPESGMLARYPAPGESIAFARRLPDHELAILTLAAIAFDFPDSTRQIHHAAVEMGRRFLALGDTIQALAIWSVVLQEDARREEAAALAEVELAAARGDVQLLSEITQRRQSWPEVQARSRLALGRLLLRQNQRDAAVDHLLAIARDYPEQREYCFQALLQAGEALAHSRRLAAAEEAYLKIVTLFPEQWHWQAEACERLVQLALSHAGRDTLATYQLLSQRYATRPEVSLTARFHLAQQLAREGELALATNEYHDLLARLATPHGPYLQNLADRVSLALLRLHLADHELPGASQVFEAMRRRDRRGSDQSVFAQARAELVAALIARGRVLLRGRDAELALALFRQAREYDPSHLEAHRGYLEAMHRLENIAEAVAEYERRNAATPDNDILLYSLGLAYSYQGENDVGLLRRSCALIERSLAINYRLVPAYLTLGFNYEAIENLEQQERRRKKGFFEKITLAAPRLLDNAVRALTLQKPRPPARWYEKAIDVLTTGIAVNDEKAAPLTEANLALNLANNYYNLGEFGFENALRYYLIKLQYDSSFVSPRQKAVIYERAGQCAWVSGRPQQAVFFLKEAVALCRSLRDADGELRNLNRLALVYEDLGDHESSNEYYNAVLAAGRREYRNHNQALVLRNLAHNHLQNEETEEAIQKSDSSLALLRQRGDSGFPRPRKSKFEIKLLGLPVFWMHADQFGESSTEGLTREQEKALLFSIIGASHEARKELPEALAAYEQKVAAARQRQDRPGEAIALNNLGSLWYSRHAFDKALACFEASFQVCQRYQIPAGKIVNLINLGSVALQPGQPARRADSLLRVIEQRARLLRPEIEEAALVEPRQKVAIFNLLGSLHYNAAQRSLSGADEAPQVAVDNSRSGLEQHFRATWNALAHLAQAAAAFDTALALAGNRRLFAEEVIVRRNLASLFVLAQDYPAALPHLEAAHELSIEKNLPELTWRVEHALGTLARLWRGPQTGSGGLAQKSAREWYFSALDILEGLPIIPEGIEQRLSQAQEQRELYEDAILLLAGEGDSRAALELSERRRAQAFAHLVAMRYLAPKRQRHRLLWGEGGGEAPFLQRKISSLRGELRKLEAEEPQRPKELARVRAGLAQAEDEYRQVIARALAENPQLASFFSVQTVALRTVQDSLEATTAVLSYFVGEKETIIWCLNKTGLTQTRLPLTRAEMRQRVQQFRQALLEQKPERLALATALGELLLAGVPALADYSNLIIIPDDCLHYLPFGALSYRGQTARDLFGFTKVASLAAFSYAQLNKNLNAGNILVLQDATEGGSPVPLAAANGVQVRQGEDWRTGEARQAVQSAGILQINHQFLAEPAHPLSSGLRLLVSQQPGGLPATVLFPLHRMFELDLAASLVVLPNTAFAFDGTQSGEELIALERCLIYCGTPSLVRTQWRVSPEARATFLAAFYAALKAEPAITALAVAQAAVREHHPQSPAWAAFELVGFAGMTTAEKNQFAASRLDFTVAKGTQARQQGDYTEALRYYQSALTMAQQLGRQEYVQRLEERIKESAVAGRDFVTACAIEERILAQALAAGDQRQMARSYRNLSVWRRELKDYAAAEAAERKNLALAEQTNNVMAQAGAQFELAKIAQARNDYAAATHWAEQSARLLAEQRQPLPRLLVQTLLGKLALEADRYNQALAWLQHAIREFTAVSPANTAAEKRALAVAQQLTGIAFTRLAAYREALPRLQQAVDTFTALADTANLAAALQSLAESEWLNGDYQNALRHQQQVLKLTAALRDPALDIRGHNARGLILMSLGELEQALEAEKHALQLALAWEEEKPVEAKREQATVYKNLGLVYIQQKQFQPALTSFLQARSIDQQFQFERGLLYDCNNLGRVYHALGQSDSALHYLNQAEALAAKLGDQRALVQALYTRGMLQLERGQKGTARRSLQHALTKAEEIALEEWQWRCLWQLARLAQQADEPAAALAFYQRAIAGLERQSARIKVEEFRSGFIDDKSEIYEEAVLLLLGMKREAEALQFAERAKSRSFADLLANSAGDWQAGAGEEFLARRTKLLDQISFTHARISALQQNPSSDDPRERATLAALQDSLAGLQKAYADLLVEMKTANPELADLVSVEPMPVSSVQGLLPDSVALVEYFFAKDRLVSWVVDRQQVRAVTTPLERAGLSDLILQLRKAITKRASVEGFSRQLYDKLILPIAPLLQAARQLLIVPHGPLHYVPFAALQRADSTYLIDTHALALAPSATVLGFCHRKGGQILAEARRNYRVLALGNPAVGEAKYDLPFAAKEIESLQFTFGDIESYTRAAATPAALTAGLARANLVHLSCHGVYDERNPLFSALLLAPSAGGDDGRLEAHEIFNLRLRTYLVMLSACETGLARVTGGDEVIGLARAFLFAGTPALIASLWTVDDLATAITVKRFYRYLAAGASKAEALRQAQRFVRDYHNRHPAYWASFGLTGDWR comes from the coding sequence ATGGTTGTTTTCCTCTTCCTCGCGATCTTTTGCACCTCTTTGTTTTCCCAAACTCCCCCCCTTGCGCCCTTCCCCCCTGCCGGCAGTCAGCCGGAGGGCCGCGAGGTGCTGCTCGAACCGCATCCCATGACTTCCCACCCCGAGGCGGACATCATGCCGGCGCTCTCGCCCGACGGCCGCTGGTTGGTGTATGTTTCGCGCAGCAACAAAAACTACGATCTCTGGGCCAAGCCTGCTGCCGGCGGCCAATCGGTGCCGCTCACCACACACACCAGCGATGACTACAGCCCGGCCTGGTCCCCGGACGGCAAGTTCATCGTCTTCCTCTCGCGGCGCGATGATGCCGAGGGCGACCTCTTTTTGTTGCGCGTGACAGAGCAGCAGGATCGCCTGGCGCCGGGCAAGCTCACGCGCCTGACGAACAACTTCGAGCGCGAAGCGTCGCCCGTCTTTTCGCCGGATGGCCGCATGATTGCCTTCAGCCGCGGCGCGAGTGGCAGGGAAAAGCTGTGGCTTTATCATCTCAAAACCAAAGTCAGCCATCCGCTGCGCGAGGTGGCCGGCAGCGAGGCGGCGTGGTCTCCGGACGGCAGATACCTGGCGGTGGTGGCGCCGGTGGCGGGTCATTCCGGCAGGCAGGTTTTCATCGTGGCGGCGGATGGCGGTGCCACCGAACCGCCGCGACAGGTGACTTTTGTGGGCGACAACCGTTTTCCGAGCTGGTCGCCGCGGGGCGACATGCTGGTGGTGCAGCGCACGGAAACCACCGCGCCGCAGGCGGGCACGCATCTGCGCCTGGTGCAGGTTCGCGATGACTCCGGCCGGCCGCTCATGGTGCCGCGCGAACTGCAAATCACGCCCGGCGGCGAGGGCGCGCTGTTTCCGCATTGGGGCAGCGATCACGCGATTTATTACGCCGCCGATCACTACGGCAATCTCGACCTGTGGCGCATTCCGGAAAGCGGCATGCTGGCGCGCTATCCCGCCCCGGGCGAAAGCATCGCCTTCGCGCGCCGCCTGCCGGATCACGAGCTGGCGATTCTCACGCTCGCGGCCATTGCCTTCGACTTTCCGGATTCCACGCGGCAAATCCATCATGCCGCCGTCGAAATGGGGCGGCGTTTCCTGGCGCTGGGCGACACGATTCAGGCGCTGGCGATCTGGAGTGTGGTGTTGCAGGAGGATGCGCGGCGGGAGGAAGCGGCGGCGCTGGCGGAGGTGGAGCTGGCGGCGGCACGCGGCGATGTGCAACTCCTGAGCGAAATCACGCAGCGCAGGCAAAGCTGGCCCGAAGTGCAGGCGCGCAGCCGGCTGGCACTCGGCCGGCTGCTGCTCCGGCAAAATCAGCGTGACGCCGCGGTCGATCATTTGCTTGCCATAGCCCGCGATTATCCCGAACAGCGCGAGTATTGTTTTCAGGCCCTGCTGCAGGCGGGCGAGGCCCTGGCGCACAGCCGGCGCCTGGCCGCGGCCGAAGAGGCCTATCTTAAAATTGTCACCCTGTTTCCGGAGCAGTGGCACTGGCAGGCGGAAGCGTGCGAGCGGCTGGTGCAGCTCGCGCTTTCGCATGCCGGCCGAGACACACTCGCCACCTACCAATTGCTGAGTCAGAGGTACGCCACCCGGCCGGAAGTCAGCCTGACGGCGCGCTTCCATCTCGCACAACAGCTCGCGCGCGAAGGCGAGCTTGCGCTCGCCACCAACGAATATCACGATTTGCTGGCGCGGCTGGCAACGCCGCACGGGCCCTACCTGCAGAATCTCGCGGATCGCGTGTCCCTGGCGCTGCTGCGGCTGCATTTGGCGGATCACGAGCTGCCCGGCGCCTCACAAGTTTTTGAGGCAATGCGCCGGCGTGACCGCCGTGGCAGTGATCAAAGCGTCTTTGCGCAGGCGCGCGCCGAGCTGGTGGCGGCGCTGATCGCACGCGGCCGGGTGCTGCTGCGCGGCCGTGATGCCGAGCTGGCGCTCGCCCTCTTTCGCCAGGCGCGCGAGTATGATCCCTCCCATCTCGAGGCGCATCGCGGGTATCTGGAGGCCATGCACCGGTTGGAGAACATCGCGGAGGCGGTGGCGGAATACGAACGCCGCAATGCCGCCACACCGGACAACGACATCCTGCTCTACAGCCTGGGGCTGGCTTATTCCTACCAGGGCGAAAACGACGTGGGCCTGCTGCGCCGCTCCTGCGCCCTGATCGAACGCAGCCTGGCGATCAATTACCGCCTGGTGCCGGCCTATCTCACCCTGGGTTTCAATTACGAGGCCATCGAGAACCTCGAACAGCAGGAACGCCGGCGCAAGAAGGGCTTTTTCGAGAAGATCACGCTGGCCGCGCCGCGCTTGCTGGACAATGCCGTGCGCGCCCTCACCCTGCAAAAGCCGCGGCCGCCGGCACGCTGGTATGAAAAAGCCATCGACGTGCTGACCACCGGCATCGCGGTCAATGATGAGAAGGCGGCGCCGCTCACCGAGGCCAATCTCGCGCTCAATCTCGCCAACAACTACTACAATCTCGGCGAATTCGGCTTCGAGAATGCGCTGCGCTACTATTTGATCAAACTGCAATATGACAGCAGCTTCGTCTCCCCGCGGCAGAAGGCGGTGATTTACGAGCGGGCGGGACAATGTGCCTGGGTGAGCGGCCGCCCGCAGCAGGCGGTTTTTTTCCTGAAGGAGGCTGTCGCGCTGTGCCGCAGCCTGCGCGATGCCGACGGCGAACTGCGCAATCTCAACCGGCTGGCGCTGGTCTACGAGGATCTGGGAGATCATGAATCTTCCAATGAATATTACAACGCGGTGCTGGCTGCCGGCCGGCGCGAATATCGCAACCACAATCAGGCGCTGGTGCTGCGCAACCTCGCGCACAATCATTTGCAAAACGAAGAGACCGAGGAGGCGATTCAAAAGAGCGACAGTTCCCTGGCGCTGCTGCGGCAACGCGGGGACAGCGGCTTTCCCAGACCCCGGAAGAGCAAGTTCGAAATCAAGCTCCTGGGGCTGCCGGTGTTTTGGATGCATGCCGATCAATTCGGCGAATCCAGCACCGAGGGTCTGACGCGCGAACAGGAAAAAGCGCTGCTCTTCTCCATCATCGGCGCCAGCCATGAGGCGCGCAAGGAACTGCCCGAGGCCCTGGCGGCTTATGAGCAAAAAGTCGCAGCCGCGCGCCAGCGCCAAGACCGGCCCGGCGAAGCCATCGCGCTCAACAACCTGGGCAGCTTATGGTACAGCCGGCATGCTTTCGACAAGGCACTGGCCTGTTTCGAAGCTTCGTTTCAAGTTTGCCAGCGCTACCAAATCCCCGCCGGCAAGATCGTCAATTTGATCAACCTCGGGAGTGTCGCGTTGCAGCCCGGCCAACCCGCCCGCCGCGCCGATTCCCTGCTGCGGGTCATCGAACAACGGGCGCGCCTGCTGCGGCCGGAAATCGAGGAGGCCGCGCTGGTCGAACCGCGCCAGAAAGTGGCCATCTTCAATTTACTCGGCAGCCTGCATTACAACGCAGCACAACGGAGCCTGAGCGGCGCGGATGAGGCGCCGCAGGTGGCAGTGGACAACAGCCGCAGCGGCCTGGAGCAACATTTTCGCGCCACCTGGAATGCACTCGCGCATCTCGCGCAGGCGGCAGCCGCTTTTGACACCGCCCTGGCGCTGGCCGGCAACCGCCGGCTGTTCGCGGAAGAGGTGATCGTGCGCCGCAACCTCGCCAGCCTGTTCGTGCTGGCGCAGGATTATCCCGCCGCGCTGCCGCATCTCGAGGCGGCGCATGAATTGAGCATTGAGAAAAATCTGCCGGAGTTGACCTGGCGCGTCGAGCATGCCCTGGGCACGCTGGCAAGACTGTGGCGCGGCCCGCAGACCGGGAGCGGCGGGCTGGCACAAAAATCGGCACGCGAATGGTATTTCAGCGCCCTCGACATTCTCGAGGGCCTGCCCATCATTCCGGAGGGCATCGAGCAGCGCCTGTCCCAGGCACAGGAACAGCGCGAGCTTTATGAAGACGCCATCCTTTTGCTCGCCGGCGAGGGCGACAGCCGCGCGGCGCTGGAGCTCAGCGAACGCCGCCGCGCGCAGGCCTTTGCCCATCTCGTGGCGATGCGCTATCTCGCGCCCAAACGTCAGCGCCACCGCCTGCTGTGGGGCGAAGGCGGCGGCGAGGCGCCCTTCCTGCAGCGCAAAATCAGCAGCCTGCGCGGCGAATTGCGCAAACTGGAAGCGGAGGAGCCGCAACGCCCCAAGGAACTGGCGCGCGTGCGTGCCGGGCTGGCACAGGCCGAGGACGAGTACCGCCAGGTCATCGCCCGGGCGCTGGCGGAAAATCCCCAGCTTGCAAGCTTCTTCAGCGTGCAAACCGTGGCGTTGCGCACCGTGCAGGACTCGCTCGAGGCAACCACTGCCGTGCTCTCCTACTTTGTCGGGGAAAAAGAGACCATCATATGGTGTCTCAACAAAACCGGATTGACGCAAACGCGCCTGCCCCTCACGCGGGCAGAGATGCGCCAGCGTGTGCAGCAGTTTCGCCAGGCGCTGCTCGAGCAGAAACCCGAGCGCCTGGCGCTGGCCACGGCTTTGGGGGAATTGCTGCTGGCGGGCGTTCCGGCGCTGGCAGACTATTCCAACCTGATCATCATACCGGATGATTGCCTGCACTATTTGCCGTTCGGCGCGCTTTCCTACCGGGGACAAACCGCGCGTGATCTCTTCGGCTTTACCAAGGTGGCGAGCCTGGCGGCCTTCAGCTATGCCCAGCTCAACAAGAATCTCAACGCGGGCAACATTCTGGTGCTGCAAGATGCCACAGAGGGCGGATCACCGGTGCCGCTTGCGGCGGCAAACGGTGTGCAGGTGCGGCAGGGTGAGGACTGGCGCACGGGTGAAGCGCGGCAGGCCGTGCAAAGCGCCGGCATTCTGCAAATCAATCACCAGTTCCTGGCAGAGCCGGCGCATCCCCTGTCCTCCGGGCTGCGCCTGCTGGTGAGCCAGCAGCCGGGCGGGTTGCCCGCCACCGTGCTCTTTCCGCTGCATCGCATGTTCGAGCTGGATTTGGCCGCCAGCCTGGTGGTGTTGCCCAATACCGCCTTTGCGTTCGACGGCACGCAAAGCGGCGAGGAACTGATCGCCCTCGAGCGCTGCCTGATTTATTGCGGCACGCCCTCCCTGGTGCGCACCCAATGGCGCGTATCACCCGAGGCACGCGCGACGTTTCTCGCGGCGTTCTATGCGGCACTCAAAGCCGAACCGGCCATCACCGCGCTTGCCGTGGCGCAGGCCGCGGTGCGGGAACACCATCCGCAATCCCCTGCCTGGGCCGCCTTCGAGCTGGTCGGATTCGCCGGCATGACCACTGCCGAGAAAAACCAGTTTGCCGCCAGCCGCCTGGATTTCACCGTGGCCAAGGGAACGCAGGCGCGGCAGCAGGGCGATTACACCGAGGCGCTGCGCTACTACCAGTCCGCCCTGACCATGGCACAACAGCTCGGCCGGCAGGAATACGTGCAGCGTCTGGAAGAGCGCATCAAGGAGAGCGCGGTGGCGGGCCGGGATTTTGTCACGGCCTGCGCGATTGAAGAACGCATCCTGGCGCAGGCACTGGCGGCCGGCGACCAGCGACAGATGGCGCGCAGTTATCGCAATCTCTCGGTCTGGCGCCGCGAGTTGAAGGATTATGCCGCGGCCGAAGCCGCGGAGCGAAAAAACCTCGCGCTCGCGGAGCAGACCAACAATGTCATGGCCCAAGCCGGCGCGCAATTCGAGCTGGCCAAGATTGCGCAGGCACGCAACGACTATGCGGCAGCGACGCACTGGGCGGAACAGTCCGCCCGGCTGCTGGCGGAACAACGCCAGCCGCTGCCACGCCTGCTGGTGCAGACCCTGCTCGGCAAACTGGCGCTGGAAGCCGATCGCTACAACCAGGCGCTGGCCTGGCTGCAGCACGCCATTCGGGAGTTTACCGCCGTTTCACCGGCAAACACCGCCGCGGAAAAACGCGCCCTGGCCGTGGCGCAACAATTGACGGGCATCGCCTTCACCCGCCTGGCAGCCTATCGCGAGGCCCTGCCACGGCTGCAACAGGCAGTGGACACCTTCACGGCGCTCGCGGACACCGCCAATCTCGCCGCCGCATTGCAGTCACTGGCGGAAAGCGAGTGGCTCAACGGCGACTATCAGAATGCGCTGCGCCACCAGCAGCAGGTTCTCAAGCTCACGGCCGCCCTGCGCGATCCCGCCCTCGACATTCGCGGCCACAATGCCCGCGGCCTGATTCTCATGAGCCTGGGAGAACTCGAACAGGCGCTGGAGGCGGAAAAACATGCTCTGCAGCTCGCCCTGGCCTGGGAGGAGGAAAAGCCGGTGGAGGCAAAACGCGAGCAGGCCACGGTCTACAAAAATCTCGGTCTGGTTTACATTCAACAAAAGCAGTTTCAACCGGCGCTCACCAGTTTCCTGCAGGCGCGCAGCATCGACCAGCAATTCCAATTTGAGCGCGGCCTGCTGTACGATTGCAACAACCTCGGCCGGGTGTATCATGCCCTGGGCCAGAGTGACTCGGCGCTGCATTATTTGAACCAGGCCGAGGCGCTGGCCGCCAAACTGGGGGATCAACGGGCGCTGGTGCAGGCGCTCTACACCCGCGGCATGCTGCAACTGGAACGCGGCCAAAAGGGGACGGCACGCCGCTCCCTGCAGCACGCACTCACCAAAGCCGAAGAGATCGCGCTGGAGGAATGGCAATGGCGCTGCCTGTGGCAGCTCGCGCGACTGGCGCAGCAGGCCGATGAGCCGGCCGCGGCGCTGGCTTTCTATCAGCGCGCCATCGCGGGCCTGGAGCGCCAAAGCGCCCGGATCAAGGTGGAGGAATTCCGCAGCGGTTTCATCGACGACAAAAGCGAAATCTACGAAGAGGCGGTGTTGCTGCTGCTGGGCATGAAGCGCGAAGCCGAGGCGCTGCAGTTCGCCGAGCGCGCCAAATCCCGCAGCTTTGCCGATCTGCTCGCCAACAGCGCCGGGGACTGGCAGGCCGGCGCCGGGGAGGAATTTTTGGCACGGCGCACGAAACTGCTCGATCAGATCAGCTTCACACACGCCCGCATTTCGGCATTGCAGCAAAATCCCTCCTCTGATGATCCCAGGGAGCGCGCGACGCTGGCAGCGCTGCAAGACTCGCTGGCCGGCCTGCAAAAGGCTTACGCGGACCTGCTGGTGGAAATGAAAACCGCCAATCCCGAGCTGGCGGATCTGGTGAGTGTCGAGCCGATGCCGGTGTCATCGGTGCAGGGCCTGCTGCCCGACAGCGTGGCGCTGGTGGAGTATTTTTTTGCGAAGGACCGGCTGGTGAGCTGGGTGGTCGACCGGCAACAGGTGCGCGCGGTGACCACGCCGTTGGAGCGCGCCGGCCTGAGTGATTTGATCCTGCAGTTGCGCAAGGCCATCACCAAGCGCGCCTCGGTTGAAGGCTTCAGCCGGCAGCTGTATGACAAGCTCATCCTGCCGATTGCACCGCTGCTGCAAGCAGCCCGCCAGCTCCTCATCGTGCCGCACGGCCCGCTGCACTATGTGCCCTTCGCCGCGCTGCAAAGAGCGGACAGCACCTATCTCATCGACACCCATGCCCTGGCGCTGGCGCCGAGCGCGACGGTGCTGGGTTTCTGTCATCGCAAGGGCGGGCAGATTCTCGCCGAAGCCCGCCGCAACTATCGCGTGCTGGCGCTCGGCAATCCCGCGGTCGGCGAGGCCAAATATGATCTGCCCTTCGCCGCCAAGGAGATCGAGAGCCTGCAATTCACCTTTGGTGACATCGAGAGCTACACCCGTGCGGCGGCCACGCCGGCGGCGCTGACTGCCGGGCTGGCGCGCGCCAATCTCGTGCACCTGTCCTGCCACGGCGTGTATGATGAGCGCAATCCGCTGTTCTCGGCATTGCTGCTGGCACCGAGCGCCGGCGGAGATGATGGCCGTCTGGAGGCGCATGAAATTTTCAACCTCCGGCTGCGCACCTATCTTGTCATGCTCTCCGCCTGCGAAACCGGCCTGGCCCGGGTAACGGGTGGCGATGAGGTGATCGGTCTGGCGCGCGCCTTTCTCTTCGCCGGAACCCCCGCGCTGATCGCGAGCCTGTGGACCGTCGATGATCTCGCCACCGCCATCACGGTCAAACGTTTCTATCGTTACCTTGCCGCCGGCGCCAGCAAAGCCGAGGCCCTGCGCCAAGCGCAGCGCTTCGTGCGCGATTATCACAACCGCCATCCGGCTTATTGGGCAAGCTTTGGTTTGACCGGCGACTGGCGGTAA
- a CDS encoding carboxypeptidase regulatory-like domain-containing protein: protein MKPVSWVWLLWVVPALHAQERLQITINPQKAAAPEITYQEVGPGKLKVVVTDSSGPVGGLELEDFEIRSALSRYELSCVQPLVRSENAEVSLFLCIDNSFSMSDHLTLLKNTLHELLLNVGPGVEVAMAFFEEGASPGLRIGEEVIPNIQAHGLSRDREETRRRYTSHLRPGRLTNKTYLYDEIFAGARLAGASRGQRYLIVLSDGLDNASKKSREDIRRLIPELAGVVFYTIDFLKDTNEFLVELAARSGGRHFLAKRAEELGRIFAEITREIVTLSGYLISYRIPAAFLAGRVMQEDRCTPLPGARLLLTPLDHAAQAQQVTVNDRGLYSAKAALPHRWRLMASAPDHLADSTEIEVSEETLYVADFALPAATIALSGRVSDAGAAPLPQAEVTVTDLETGERLLAAATDSLGFYRVTARVHKRLLITATKPGYTFANLETEAVTAATTLPEIVLGLTAEGVVSEFRFLFEFNSDKLDLSDIATQTQLRGCVAFVKRELGKTPTRTVRLAGWTDNVGELNYNMDLSNRRAQYLRNYLIAQGVPAARIVATGSGISNKYDNATEEGRRLNRRTDVVFFDRK from the coding sequence ATGAAACCTGTTTCCTGGGTGTGGCTGCTTTGGGTTGTGCCGGCCTTGCATGCGCAGGAGCGATTGCAGATCACGATCAATCCGCAAAAAGCAGCGGCGCCGGAGATCACTTATCAGGAGGTGGGGCCTGGCAAACTGAAGGTGGTGGTCACCGATTCCAGCGGGCCGGTGGGCGGCCTGGAGTTGGAGGATTTCGAGATTCGCTCGGCCCTGAGCCGCTATGAGCTGAGCTGCGTGCAGCCCCTGGTCAGGAGCGAGAATGCCGAGGTTTCGCTGTTTCTCTGCATCGACAACAGCTTCTCGATGAGCGATCATCTCACCCTCCTGAAAAACACGCTGCATGAGCTGCTGCTGAACGTCGGCCCGGGCGTGGAGGTGGCCATGGCGTTCTTCGAAGAGGGCGCTTCGCCGGGACTGAGGATCGGCGAGGAGGTGATTCCGAACATTCAGGCCCACGGTTTGAGCCGGGACCGCGAGGAGACGCGCCGCCGCTATACCAGCCATCTGCGCCCCGGCAGGCTGACCAACAAGACTTACCTGTATGACGAAATCTTCGCCGGCGCCCGGCTGGCGGGGGCATCCCGCGGCCAGCGCTACCTCATCGTGCTCTCCGACGGCCTGGACAATGCCAGCAAGAAAAGCCGGGAGGATATTCGCAGATTGATTCCCGAGCTGGCGGGCGTGGTTTTTTATACCATCGATTTTCTCAAGGACACCAACGAATTTCTGGTGGAGCTGGCCGCGCGCTCCGGCGGCCGCCATTTTCTCGCCAAACGCGCCGAGGAACTCGGCCGCATCTTTGCGGAAATCACACGCGAAATTGTGACGCTCTCCGGTTATCTCATCTCCTACCGCATTCCCGCCGCGTTTCTCGCCGGCCGGGTAATGCAGGAGGATCGCTGCACGCCGCTGCCGGGCGCGCGGCTGTTGCTCACGCCGCTTGATCATGCCGCGCAGGCACAGCAGGTGACGGTGAACGACAGGGGCCTCTACTCTGCCAAAGCCGCGCTGCCCCATCGCTGGCGCCTGATGGCCAGCGCGCCGGATCATCTGGCGGACAGCACGGAGATCGAGGTGAGCGAGGAGACGCTTTACGTTGCCGATTTCGCACTGCCCGCCGCGACCATCGCGTTGTCCGGCCGGGTGAGCGATGCCGGTGCTGCGCCCCTGCCGCAGGCGGAAGTCACAGTCACGGATTTGGAAACCGGCGAGCGCTTGCTGGCAGCGGCCACTGATTCACTCGGATTCTATCGTGTCACGGCGCGCGTGCACAAGCGCCTGCTCATCACGGCGACCAAACCGGGCTACACCTTCGCCAATCTCGAAACCGAAGCAGTCACCGCCGCCACCACGCTGCCGGAAATCGTGCTCGGCTTGACCGCGGAGGGTGTGGTCTCGGAATTCCGTTTTTTGTTCGAGTTCAACTCCGACAAACTCGACCTTTCCGACATTGCCACGCAAACGCAACTGCGCGGCTGCGTTGCTTTCGTCAAACGGGAGCTGGGAAAAACCCCGACCCGCACCGTGCGCCTGGCGGGCTGGACGGACAATGTCGGCGAGTTGAATTACAACATGGATTTGTCGAACCGCCGCGCGCAATACCTGCGCAATTATCTCATCGCGCAGGGCGTGCCGGCTGCCAGAATCGTGGCAACCGGCAGCGGCATCAGCAACAAATATGACAACGCCACCGAGGAGGGACGGCGGTTGAACCGCCGCACGGATGTGGTTTTCTTTGACCGCAAGTGA